The sequence below is a genomic window from Fibrobacter succinogenes.
TATCGGGAATCCATTGACCTGCTCGCCTCTATTCTTCCGGGTAACGCCAACTACCTCTACGCTCGCTATACCATGGGTATCGCTTACAACCGTATGAGCAAGTTTGACGAAGCCGAAAACTGTTTCCGCGCTGTTACGGAACAGCCGGTTTCCAACAAGTCCGAACGCGACATTCAGGACGCCGCGAAGGTCAAGCTCGGTCACCTATTCTTCTCTGCAGAAAAGCCAGACATCGTTGCCGCAGCTCGGATGTATCTCCAGGTCCATAAGGAATCTCCGGTGTTCGGCGAAGCTTTGCTCGGTATTGCATGGTGTTTTGCCAAGGTCTACAAGTTGGATGAAGCAATCAAGCCGGCCAAGTGGATTATTTCTAACCTTCCGGAATCCTTTTTCGTGCCTGAAGCCAACCTCCTAATGGGTTACTGCTACTTCATGAAGAAAGACTTCCAGAACGCTCTTGAAGCATTGACCGAAGCTGAAAATCTCACTGAAAGGCCGATGGTGTCTGTTGCTTCTCGCGACAGTGCCCGTCAGGCCTATGACGCAATGCAGGGTCAGTTCGACTCCGTTCAGGTTATCGCCTTGGATCTAGCTCGTCAGTTGCCGACTCCGCGTGTGGAAAGCAAGCGTAAAGCTTTGCGCCCGACATTCGACAAGGTTCACCAGGCTATTGAAGATTACGCATCGTTTATGCAGAAATCAATCCAGAGTGACCGT
It includes:
- a CDS encoding tetratricopeptide repeat protein, with amino-acid sequence MYQQDNWSPEYGSNTWMYEDSAGIYERDPLVDYHSAKFLFMKRRFLDAAYAFGKIQTKYPSFRLVDQAAFYMAKSFENLRMHKAAKAVYEDAIKRYPQSDQLAKFHFQLMNIDYKEGKYKEAMDKYQVIAQKYGKSDAKADADYVAGQIKFEQGLYRESIDLLASILPGNANYLYARYTMGIAYNRMSKFDEAENCFRAVTEQPVSNKSERDIQDAAKVKLGHLFFSAEKPDIVAAARMYLQVHKESPVFGEALLGIAWCFAKVYKLDEAIKPAKWIISNLPESFFVPEANLLMGYCYFMKKDFQNALEALTEAENLTERPMVSVASRDSARQAYDAMQGQFDSVQVIALDLARQLPTPRVESKRKALRPTFDKVHQAIEDYASFMQKSIQSDRFESNRKRILEDAGFTKASPFTRPGGPSGRKKPDFLDVDLEDDL